In Halobaculum limi, one DNA window encodes the following:
- a CDS encoding CoA-acylating methylmalonate-semialdehyde dehydrogenase, with product MVEQIADGEVAHNYVAGEWREATGEESLDVENPATTETMGSVRFSSATDEDEAIARANEAFETWSSTAVEERIQPLFRLKALLEEHQESLAEVLVTEHGKTKAEAMGEIRRGIENVEVACGIPTMMQAGHLPHAAPNIDETAVRQPLGTVVAVTPFNFPAMIPLWFLPYAVATGNTFVLKPSERDPFTANRIAALVDEAGFPDGVLNVVHGGPDTVNRLITHDGIEAVSFVGSTPIAKHVYETAAGAGKRVQAQGGAKNHVVVSANADLEYAAEQTCSSAFANAGQRCLANPVAVVEDAVYDEFVEHLVEKVESLEVGPGLEDETDMGPLVSGPHRDSVLEYVETGIEEGAEVILDGRERDVPETGYHLGPTVFGDVDPDATVAREEIFGPVLALIRADNFDDAVSLVNRSEFGNAASLFTRDGGEARRFRLDIDAGNVGVNVGTAAAMAFFHFGGDKDSFFGDLHAQGDDAVRFYTDETVYIERWPEE from the coding sequence ATGGTTGAGCAGATCGCAGACGGCGAGGTGGCACACAACTACGTCGCCGGCGAGTGGCGCGAGGCGACCGGCGAGGAGTCGCTGGACGTGGAGAACCCGGCGACGACGGAGACGATGGGCTCCGTCCGATTCTCGTCGGCCACCGACGAGGACGAAGCCATCGCGCGGGCGAACGAGGCGTTCGAGACGTGGTCGAGCACCGCCGTCGAGGAGCGCATCCAGCCGTTGTTCCGACTGAAAGCGCTGTTGGAGGAGCACCAGGAGTCGCTGGCGGAGGTACTCGTCACCGAACACGGGAAGACGAAGGCGGAGGCGATGGGGGAGATTCGCCGCGGTATCGAGAACGTCGAGGTCGCCTGCGGCATCCCGACGATGATGCAGGCGGGTCACCTCCCGCACGCCGCGCCCAACATCGACGAGACGGCGGTACGCCAACCGCTGGGCACGGTCGTCGCGGTGACGCCGTTCAACTTCCCCGCCATGATCCCGCTGTGGTTCCTGCCGTACGCGGTGGCGACGGGCAACACGTTCGTCCTCAAGCCGAGTGAGCGTGATCCGTTCACGGCGAATCGGATCGCCGCCCTCGTCGACGAGGCGGGCTTCCCGGACGGCGTCCTCAACGTCGTCCACGGCGGCCCGGACACGGTGAATCGCCTCATCACCCACGACGGCATCGAGGCGGTATCGTTCGTCGGGTCGACGCCCATCGCGAAACACGTCTACGAGACTGCGGCGGGGGCGGGCAAGCGCGTGCAGGCACAGGGTGGCGCGAAGAACCACGTCGTCGTGAGCGCGAACGCGGACCTGGAGTACGCCGCCGAGCAGACGTGTTCCTCCGCGTTCGCCAACGCCGGCCAGCGGTGTCTCGCCAATCCGGTCGCCGTCGTCGAGGACGCGGTGTACGACGAGTTCGTCGAGCATCTCGTCGAGAAGGTGGAGTCACTGGAGGTCGGGCCAGGGTTGGAAGACGAGACAGATATGGGGCCGCTCGTGTCCGGCCCACACCGCGACTCGGTGCTGGAGTACGTCGAGACGGGCATCGAGGAGGGTGCGGAGGTGATCCTCGACGGGCGCGAACGCGACGTTCCCGAGACGGGCTATCACCTCGGCCCGACCGTCTTCGGCGACGTGGACCCGGACGCGACGGTCGCCCGCGAGGAGATATTCGGACCGGTGCTCGCACTCATCCGCGCGGACAACTTCGACGACGCCGTCTCACTGGTCAACCGCTCTGAGTTCGGCAACGCGGCGTCGTTGTTCACCCGTGACGGCGGCGAAGCACGGCGATTCCGTCTCGACATCGACGCAGGCAACGTCGGCGTCAACGTCGGGACGGCCGCGGCGATGGCGTTCTTCCACTTCGGCGGCGACAAGGATTCGTTCTTTGGCGACCTCCACGCGCAGGGCGACGACGCCGTTCGATTCTACACCGACGAGACGGTGTACATCGAGCGGTGGCCCGAGGAGTGA